The genomic region TCACGTGACGTTTAACAACGCATTTTTATTTCCCTGCATTCACAGCCGTCAACACTCGTGTTTACCTCTTTTGAAGTCTAGTAGAAACCAGCGGTAGCAGAAGTAAAAGTGTGTGTAGTCTCCATTCTGCTGCATCAGTTCAAACAACTCGGAATCGAGGATCTGGCAGAGAGAACAAAGTAGAACAGCTGTCACAACAAAGTAACACATCAACAAAGTAATAGGAGACACAGTAAACAAAATAACACATCATTATATCGTCATAACTATCCTTACCAAATGTCCTTACTAgtaaagttacatttacattttacattgtcatttagcagatgctcttatccagagcgacttacagtaagtacagggacattccccccgaagaaagtagggtgaagtgccttgcccaaggacacaatgtcattttggcacggcggggaatcgaactggcaaccttcagattactagcccgattccctaaccgctcagccacctgactccctaagttTGAGTGCGAGTGCACACGTTCTACCTGGATGAGTGAACGCATGTTGGCAAAGTGTGAGTCCATGGCCCCTCCATGGGGAAAATTCTGATTCATCCGCTTCATGAGTTCGGAGAAACAGCTGAATGCCATGACCTCTAagaaacgcaaacacacacacacacacaatatcaaatGACTCATCTGCCCACTTCTAGGAAAGAAGACAAAagagttttaacccttgtgttatcttcgggtcgttctgacccatcagtcattgtgacccactgtcgtattgcgacaactttaccgcatacaaaaacaaagtgaagcattttcttttaaccgttgggctgtctcagaccccccacattgcgaaggttaaaagaaaattatttttatttgtttttgtattgggtaaaattgggtaaacacaacgatggttcgttatgaacctttgggtcatgtgacccgaaggcagcacgagggttaatcacATAGAAAAACAGCAAAGAATAATCGATCTGACCGTCATCCAGAATAACCAGAAGGGGGGCCAGCAGATCACACATGCCTTGGACATAACCAATCTCTAGGTGCTGCCAGACAtaactgcaacaacaaaaacatgtgTTATTGTGTTATCTGTTAACTGGCAATGAAATAACAGTAACAGAGTCCTTATAGCAAACTGCTAGCGAACCTGCACATGATGTTACGCAGTTTTTCCAGGTTGGCTGGGGTGAAGTACCAAAATGTCCTGTCACACCGTCTGACGTCTTTATCAATGCGATGCAGGTTGATCAAGTACAGATCTAGTTGTTCCTGCTACAACAAAGTGAGAAACAATTGCCTACCATCAAGTACAATACAAAAGCCATCACATCAATTCAGTTAGCAAATCAAAGTCAACCATGAGAAGCACTAGTGGTTCCTGTCACATGGTGCATACCGAGTATGGGACTACTCCAGGAGGCGTTAGAGATTGCTCCACATGTTGGATCCTCTCCCCTACTTCCTCCATCTCCGGAAGAGGGAAAAGGCTCTCCATCTCCGGCTCCTCTTCAGACAGGGCCGTGTCCGTCCCCTCAGGGGTGGTACTGCAGCCTGGGTCTGGCAGGATCTCCAGGGCTTTCACCCCCAGGCCCAGGGAGACCGAGGGGGCAGCCAGGCCTGCCAGGGGCCTGGCCCACACATCCCCCATGGTCAGACAACCCCCCAGGGCCATGGGAATGTCCTCCATCTCCAGAGCGGAGGGGGAGTCGTCGGAGTCCGCCGTATCTGGAGACCGCTTGGATTGAGGTGCCTCGTGTGTGCTTGTTCTGGGTTGGGATGTGTCCAGGCTGTGCGTGGGAGATTCAGTAGGACCAAGCTGCTCTGAGGCTAAAGCTAACGTCACGTCTGTTGCTCTGAAAGCGTTTGTCTCAGGCGGTGCGGTTCTGACAGAATCAGGGGTTTTGGTTTGGGCTTTTTCAGAGACGTCGGTTCCAGCGTCCTTCTCGTCTTTCTCGCCGCTCAAAGTCTCAGTTGTCTGACGGGGTTCGACGTCTTTGACTTTGTCAATTCCAGAGGAACTTGGCTTCTCTGCTTTTTTGGTAACCTCTGCTTTTTCTTCTACCAAAGGATCTTTGGGTTTTTCTGTTGGAGACCGGCAGAGAGATTCTTTGTCTGTGGTTTTTCTTACTTGTGTTATAATTCCCATCGTCTGCCCAAGTGGAGGAGCTTGAATGTACTCATTCGACACTTCGGTCTCTAGTCTCAGAACATTCTCTGGAGCTGCTCTTACTGGGTGAATTGCGTCATCTGCGTCAAAACCTTTAGACAaccgtttggctttgtatactTCCATCTCGGACGTTCCGGGTGCCTTCCCGGCTTCTTTGACAGGATCCTCTTCTTCGACGCTCCCCGGAGTTTCCTGGATTCCCTCGAGTTCCGAGTGTTGGACCACTTCGTTCTCCCAGTCTCTGGACTCTTCTTTCTTATCAGCTTCTTCTTCGACCTGCGTCAGCACGTCCTGGTCCTTCTCTACTCTGGTGACTGGGAGAGGAGTTTCCGCTGGCGGTGACCCAGCCTTGGCTTCTAGGGAGGGTTCCCCTTCCCGCAGCTCCCCTGGGGTCTCTACTGTCGGCCGAGGAGATGTGGGGATGACGGCCGGAGGAGAGGCAGTGATCACGCAGTCTGGGCCTGGGGGTGGATCCGACAGGCCAGACACAGGGGGCTCACAGGAGCAGCTGTCCCCAGAATTGGAGTCCACGTTTGGGATGACATCTGGGATGTCCTTCATGGGGCTGTCGGGCTTGGCTTCTTCGGGCCTGGTCTCCGATTCAATCTGATCCACTTCCTCGACAGACCCAAATACCTGGTCAGGGAACATGTAGATGTTTATGAAGATGTTTATGTTTATCTTGTACTGTGCTTGTAATCGTAGTTACCATGGTGACAAGAGCCCCCCCACCTGCATGCTACTGTTGGAGTCAGTCTGGGAATGGGCGTTCTGGCGGTCTAGACTGATGCTCTGGTGTGGGAGGAGTCAAACATTAACCAGGAAACAACAACAATCAAGCAAACAGAATAAATGAAAAAACAGAATTCTACTTTCCCAGCAGACAGAATAgaaatagaggaagagagatagagatagatctGCATATCTATACATAATCTAAACTGCTCATGTCATGATGGTGGCTGCCATACGTCAGCGCTGAGGGTGGAGTCTCGCTGCATCACGCCTCTCTCCACGCTGGCCCCAGAGGAGCACCTGGTCCCAGAGGAGCACCTCGCCAGGGCCTCCGCGTgcttctcgctctccctctgcttGACGATGGACTCACAGCCCCGCCACTCCTCCACGGTCTGCTGGTAGCTGGCTTTCACCTGCTCGTCCacctgcagagacacagacgCAGTGTCACTTCCTGGTTCGGCTCGTAGTTTGGCtttcatcacatttacattttacatttatattttcttCATTTAGTAGAAAGCGGTATACAAATAGTGCAAGAAGAAAGTACCACAGAAAATCAGTGCACAGTGTTTTGATGATTATAGCCAAGCAACCGTCTGTATTTTACAAGGAACAGTGCAGtaataacatctcagctaccaggcataaAGCAACCATAACCCTATCATCAACCCTACCATAATAATCTCAACTACAGTTCAACAATCTCAACATTTCAACTACAATATTAAATGGCACAGTGCCACGAAAACACAATTGTACATATAATATCACACACTGTAGTACAGCATAACAAAACAGCATCTTGTCATCAGGGCAACATCGTGAATGGTCTCGTTTCGGAGCCCACCTCTGTCCTCTGCTTGTGCGTCATGGAGAAGTGGTAGTGTCCCAGGAGGAAGGGCCACACCTCTCTCCGTAGTGTCGGGTCCACGCCCCCGAAATACACCCGCCTCATGAGCTCCTGTTCATCGTAGGCCTGCCGAAGAAAACGGGATCACCACAAGTTCAGTCAGGGTCCGGCACACAAAAAGCTGTACGTGAAATCAAACTGCTGCTGTACGTGAACTCGGGGTTTGATTAAGGTTAGTCACGCAAACAGTCACATGGAAGCACATGTCTAGCCAATCTTGTGTGTGGAGTCATACATAAAATATGAGGAAGCGTTACATTTACAAGACCGCATGTCACgcttgtaaatgtaaaacatttcgcaaacacatacagactcaAAAAGGTGTATTATTTGTAGTTAGTCTTCCATATGGGAGCCTATAAACAAGCAACCATTCATGACATTGCTCTCATGACTATTGAAGCAGAACACAGTTTTGGGGTCATGTCATGTGTTTTTAGCATCAGATAAAAACACGGTGAGGgtatagcttagtggttagagcatccGACTGCTGATCTAGAGGTTGCAGGTTagaacccctcccaccccacccccccctccctacaccGTAAAGTAGCCGGTAGGTCTTACAGAGCAGTCGAGGAGGAACCCTTTCCAGACCTCCACCGAGAGCCCAGCTCTGCAGTCGTGAGGCAGGTCTGGGTCCACCATGGTGGGGTTGACCAGAGCAGAGAGGTGGGTACGGACGGTGGACAGGTGGCGACAGTACGCAAGCCCTGCAATGGGACAGGAAGAAACTTGCTATTGAAGCTGAAGGCTTGACTCTGCCATCTTTGGGGTATGTTCATATGTAATATCATTGCAATTGTTAAAAATAATAACTAATAAACTAGCACGAGAGCGAAGAACTCACAGCCGTAAAAAGCCCGGGAAATGATCTGGTACTTCATCGTGTCACAGAGCAGTTTCAAGGGAGCCCTGTgaagaaaaacacaaaataattcTCACCTCCTCATGTGTGTAGACTTAATATCTTTTGTGTAATGGAAAACGGAATTGTAGCCATTGCTAGAGATGTGTTTGGGCTTGTGGCCCTGCTTGTGGCCCTGCTTGTGGCCCTGCTTGTGGCCCTGCTTGTGGCCCTGCTTGTGGCCCTGCTTGTGGCCCTGCTTGTGGCCCTGCTTGTGGGCTTTGCTTGTGGGCTTTGCTTGTGGGCTTTGCTTGTG from Osmerus mordax isolate fOsmMor3 chromosome 14, fOsmMor3.pri, whole genome shotgun sequence harbors:
- the sgsm1b gene encoding small G protein signaling modulator 1 encodes the protein MTEAETRQKLLRNVKKEVKQIMEEAVTRKFVHADSSHIISFCAVVEACLLHGLKRRAAGLLCSNKVAALFMKVGKSFTPAEELCQKVQELEQLMENNKQNQSQLNNDGVKKQSKQANLTPQALKHLWIRTALMEKLLDRIVLYLVENCSTFYEREAMLTDPVDGPILASLLVGPCALEYTKMKTADHFWTDPSADELVQRHRIHSGHCRQDSPSRRPALVQKRQSSGSMDDRPLLWAREYVESLHQNSRATLLFGKNNVLVQPRDDMEAIPGYLSLHQTADLMTLKWTPNQLMNGTVGELDTEKSVYWDFAMTIRLEEIVYLHCHQQVDSGGTVVLVSQDGIQRPPLRFPRGGHLLQFLTCLETGLLPRGQLDPPLWSQRGKGKVFPKLRNRSPQGSCDSVSDKDDDEATDYVFRILFPGSLTEFVAPELVDQGVNMWHPTPRKSSCSSCSQNGSSDGSLPNGCNQDRAPLKLLCDTMKYQIISRAFYGWLAYCRHLSTVRTHLSALVNPTMVDPDLPHDCRAGLSVEVWKGFLLDCSAYDEQELMRRVYFGGVDPTLRREVWPFLLGHYHFSMTHKQRTEVDEQVKASYQQTVEEWRGCESIVKQRESEKHAEALARCSSGTRCSSGASVERGVMQRDSTLSADSISLDRQNAHSQTDSNSSMQVFGSVEEVDQIESETRPEEAKPDSPMKDIPDVIPNVDSNSGDSCSCEPPVSGLSDPPPGPDCVITASPPAVIPTSPRPTVETPGELREGEPSLEAKAGSPPAETPLPVTRVEKDQDVLTQVEEEADKKEESRDWENEVVQHSELEGIQETPGSVEEEDPVKEAGKAPGTSEMEVYKAKRLSKGFDADDAIHPVRAAPENVLRLETEVSNEYIQAPPLGQTMGIITQVRKTTDKESLCRSPTEKPKDPLVEEKAEVTKKAEKPSSSGIDKVKDVEPRQTTETLSGEKDEKDAGTDVSEKAQTKTPDSVRTAPPETNAFRATDVTLALASEQLGPTESPTHSLDTSQPRTSTHEAPQSKRSPDTADSDDSPSALEMEDIPMALGGCLTMGDVWARPLAGLAAPSVSLGLGVKALEILPDPGCSTTPEGTDTALSEEEPEMESLFPLPEMEEVGERIQHVEQSLTPPGVVPYSQEQLDLYLINLHRIDKDVRRCDRTFWYFTPANLEKLRNIMCSYVWQHLEIGYVQGMCDLLAPLLVILDDEVMAFSCFSELMKRMNQNFPHGGAMDSHFANMRSLIQILDSELFELMQQNGDYTHFYFCYRWFLLDFKREMVYDDVFSVWETIWAAKHTSSGNFVLFIALALVEMYRDIILENNMDFTDIIKFFNEMAEHHNVQQVLMMARDLVHKVQTLIENK